A stretch of Streptomyces vietnamensis DNA encodes these proteins:
- a CDS encoding transposase produces the protein MRAGTGPKQWPRAVATELGGRLGERLRRKLSIAADRTRLLALWEAPEVPERSPRVLGVDEFAFREGRTHGTVLVDIETSRAVDVLPDRTSETLASWLREHPGAEIICRDRATAYSRAAKEAAPEAIEVADRRHLLQNLSAAVGKTCHQHRSCLRKHVEQKAPPEPPTIGLPPVRLPRTPLVERTRDRYADVHRLLGQRWTISAIARHLGLDRKTVRRFKTTPLDELLVLRL, from the coding sequence ATGCGCGCCGGCACCGGGCCGAAGCAGTGGCCGCGGGCTGTTGCCACCGAGCTGGGCGGCCGGCTCGGCGAGCGACTGCGCCGCAAGCTCAGCATCGCCGCCGACCGCACCCGCCTGCTCGCGCTGTGGGAAGCACCCGAAGTGCCCGAGCGGTCGCCGCGCGTGCTCGGGGTCGACGAGTTCGCCTTCCGCGAGGGCCGCACCCATGGCACCGTGCTCGTGGACATCGAGACCAGCCGGGCCGTGGACGTGCTCCCGGATCGCACCTCGGAGACCCTCGCTTCCTGGCTGCGCGAGCATCCCGGCGCGGAGATCATCTGCCGTGACCGTGCCACCGCCTACAGCCGGGCGGCCAAGGAGGCCGCCCCCGAGGCGATCGAGGTGGCCGACCGTCGACATCTGCTGCAGAACCTGTCGGCCGCGGTCGGGAAGACCTGCCATCAGCACCGCTCCTGCCTGCGTAAACACGTCGAACAGAAGGCACCGCCCGAGCCGCCGACGATCGGCCTCCCGCCGGTGCGGCTGCCCCGCACACCGCTCGTCGAGCGGACCCGGGACCGGTACGCAGACGTGCACCGGCTGCTGGGCCAGAGGTGGACGATCAGTGCCATCGCCCGCCACCTCGGCCTGGACCGCAAGACCGTCCGCAGGTTCAAGACCACGCCGTTGGACGAGCTCCTAGTACTCCGGCTGTAG
- a CDS encoding DoxX family protein has translation MFVSLAVVTVFMSALLLVSAGAKSLRTRHITEQMSTLGVPQSMMAFLIGAQIAGAAGVIAGLWWGPVGIAAAIGLALYFAGAVAFHLRVGDRKGASPAVVLTMASVALVVLRAATF, from the coding sequence ATGTTCGTCTCCCTTGCCGTCGTCACCGTGTTCATGTCGGCGCTTCTCCTGGTATCGGCCGGGGCCAAGTCTCTGCGGACGCGGCACATCACCGAGCAGATGTCCACCCTCGGAGTGCCGCAGAGCATGATGGCTTTCCTGATCGGTGCTCAGATCGCGGGCGCGGCCGGTGTGATCGCCGGACTCTGGTGGGGACCCGTCGGAATCGCCGCCGCGATCGGCCTGGCGCTCTATTTCGCTGGGGCGGTCGCCTTCCACCTGCGCGTCGGCGACCGCAAGGGCGCGTCTCCGGCGGTGGTCCTCACCATGGCCTCCGTCGCCCTGGTCGTGCTGCGTGCTGCCACCTTCTGA
- a CDS encoding aminoglycoside phosphotransferase family protein, producing MTRNTPIPPDLRRWITENLPDGDTDTAEDVSWDRGDSRVWRVPTVESEVFVKLSPSPKDYEREVAGYAYAARALAPHEAPRLLASDPDLQAIMTSLQPGRVVRGLPLGREAELRVHERAGNLLRRWHDSSTPASKQDRDIIRASMADQASEAAACLETTAGHLDDRQRALIQCVAHELPQLAENLPVVYQHGDCATRNWLWDPHHGYGVIDFEMSAHGIVVEEFVWLCGAVWAPRPDLKAAYFAGYGRALSDSEERALLLLTARLGVSYLATGLSKQNPVLIERGHLVLSRLTHE from the coding sequence ATGACGCGGAACACCCCCATCCCGCCCGACCTGCGCCGATGGATCACCGAGAACCTGCCGGACGGGGACACCGACACGGCCGAGGACGTCTCCTGGGACCGCGGCGACTCCCGAGTCTGGCGGGTGCCCACGGTCGAGAGCGAGGTCTTCGTGAAGCTCAGCCCGAGCCCGAAGGACTACGAGCGGGAAGTCGCCGGCTACGCGTACGCGGCGCGTGCCCTCGCCCCGCACGAGGCACCCCGCCTCCTCGCCTCGGATCCCGACTTGCAGGCGATCATGACCTCGCTCCAACCGGGTCGCGTCGTACGCGGGCTGCCCCTCGGCAGGGAGGCGGAGCTGCGGGTGCACGAACGGGCGGGAAACCTGCTCAGGCGCTGGCACGACTCCTCCACCCCCGCCTCGAAGCAGGACCGCGACATCATCCGCGCGTCCATGGCCGACCAGGCGAGCGAAGCCGCCGCCTGCCTGGAGACCACCGCGGGCCACCTCGACGACAGGCAGCGTGCCCTGATTCAGTGCGTTGCCCACGAGCTGCCGCAGCTCGCCGAGAACCTGCCCGTCGTGTACCAGCACGGCGACTGCGCCACCCGCAACTGGCTGTGGGACCCCCACCACGGCTACGGCGTGATCGACTTCGAGATGTCCGCCCACGGCATCGTCGTCGAAGAGTTCGTATGGCTGTGCGGAGCGGTATGGGCACCCCGCCCCGACCTCAAGGCCGCATACTTCGCCGGCTACGGCCGCGCGCTGTCGGACAGCGAGGAGAGGGCACTGCTCCTCCTCACCGCGAGGCTCGGCGTCTCCTACCTCGCTACCGGCCTCTCCAAGCAGAACCCGGTGCTCATCGAGCGCGGTCACCTCGTCCTCAGCCGCCTGACGCACGAATAG
- a CDS encoding N-acetylmuramoyl-L-alanine amidase: protein MAVALIWGSATAGNARPSDATPGGFERAAEQAAAEFGVPKEVLLGVSYESSWWEANDGRPSTKGGYGPMHLTDTTSGGAYAHRPGEGPVDTTGTDDPSEHTLQAAAAMIGVAPRTLKRDELQNLRGGAALLASYQRQITREMPLDPGSWYGAVAHYSQASDTTAAGRFADGVFEAIRSGRQRVRKDGQRVSLPKTPSVRPTRSQLASLGLRTSAAAAVPECPSELNCRFVPAAASNYQVSARKSNGMDVDFIVIHDLEGSYDGGISWFQDPVSGVSPHYVMKADGSEATQMVATKDIAFHAGNYWVNLHGIGIELEGYAAQGPTWFTPAQYKATAALVAYLARRFDVPLDRKHIIGHDNVLPPRPARAPDAHWDPGPYWDWEKFMALLDADHRLEREAGGAESGGNIGIGQAVTIAPTYGKNPQTVTVCAPTCRTQTQPSNLLYVRTEPRDDAPLVSDLALRPDGSAGTNHIDDWGSTVVWGQEFVVADVRGDWTAIWFGGHKGWIHNPAGVNTRLAPNARIVRPASGVKSVSLYTTAYPRADEYPRGVPASEQTRFNVYTFPQGQAYVAARTPVDADDFFPATPTRPEVVVTGDQKYDVIQYNRRLAMVNTAETGR, encoded by the coding sequence GTGGCGGTAGCCCTCATCTGGGGATCCGCCACTGCTGGGAATGCCCGGCCCTCCGACGCGACACCCGGCGGCTTCGAGCGGGCGGCCGAGCAAGCGGCAGCGGAATTCGGTGTGCCGAAGGAAGTACTTCTCGGCGTCAGCTACGAGTCCTCCTGGTGGGAGGCCAATGACGGCCGCCCCAGCACCAAGGGGGGTTACGGTCCGATGCACCTGACGGACACGACGTCCGGGGGAGCGTACGCCCATCGCCCAGGCGAAGGGCCGGTGGACACCACGGGCACCGACGACCCGTCCGAGCACACGTTGCAGGCTGCCGCCGCGATGATCGGCGTCGCGCCCCGGACTCTCAAGCGGGACGAACTGCAGAACCTTCGAGGCGGCGCCGCGCTGCTCGCTTCGTATCAACGGCAGATCACCCGTGAGATGCCGCTCGACCCAGGTAGCTGGTACGGGGCTGTGGCGCACTACAGCCAGGCCTCCGACACCACCGCGGCCGGACGGTTCGCCGATGGGGTGTTCGAAGCGATCCGCAGCGGCAGGCAGAGGGTGCGCAAGGACGGCCAGAGGGTGTCGTTGCCGAAGACGCCGTCCGTCCGTCCGACGAGGTCACAGCTCGCGTCCCTGGGGCTGCGGACGTCGGCCGCGGCGGCAGTGCCGGAATGCCCCAGCGAGCTGAACTGCCGGTTCGTTCCCGCTGCTGCCTCGAACTACCAGGTCTCCGCGCGGAAATCGAACGGCATGGACGTCGACTTCATCGTCATCCATGACCTCGAAGGGTCCTATGACGGGGGGATCAGCTGGTTCCAGGACCCCGTCAGCGGGGTTTCCCCGCATTACGTGATGAAGGCCGACGGCAGTGAGGCAACGCAGATGGTTGCCACCAAGGACATCGCGTTCCACGCCGGTAACTACTGGGTCAACCTGCACGGCATCGGTATCGAACTGGAGGGATACGCCGCCCAGGGACCCACCTGGTTCACTCCGGCCCAGTACAAGGCGACTGCCGCGTTGGTGGCCTACCTGGCACGGCGCTTCGACGTCCCACTGGACCGCAAGCACATCATCGGGCACGACAACGTCCTCCCGCCGAGGCCGGCCCGCGCGCCGGACGCACACTGGGACCCCGGCCCGTACTGGGACTGGGAGAAGTTCATGGCTCTCCTCGACGCCGACCACCGCCTGGAGCGCGAGGCCGGGGGAGCGGAGTCGGGCGGGAACATCGGAATCGGACAGGCGGTCACGATCGCCCCGACGTACGGCAAGAACCCGCAGACGGTGACGGTGTGCGCCCCGACGTGCCGGACCCAGACACAGCCTTCGAACCTCCTCTACGTCCGCACGGAGCCCCGCGACGACGCCCCGCTCGTCTCCGACCTCGCTCTCCGTCCGGACGGGTCGGCGGGAACCAACCACATCGACGACTGGGGATCCACCGTGGTGTGGGGGCAGGAGTTCGTGGTCGCCGATGTGCGGGGCGACTGGACGGCCATCTGGTTCGGCGGGCACAAGGGATGGATCCACAACCCGGCGGGCGTGAACACCCGCCTCGCTCCGAACGCACGGATCGTCCGTCCCGCGAGCGGGGTGAAGTCGGTCTCCCTCTACACAACGGCCTACCCTCGCGCCGACGAGTACCCCCGGGGAGTGCCCGCATCGGAACAGACGCGGTTCAACGTGTACACGTTCCCCCAAGGGCAGGCGTACGTGGCCGCCCGCACGCCGGTGGACGCCGACGACTTCTTCCCTGCCACACCCACGCGCCCGGAGGTCGTGGTCACCGGTGACCAGAAGTACGACGTGATCCAGTACAACCGACGCCTGGCCATGGTGAACACCGCGGAGACAGGCCGCTGA
- a CDS encoding winged helix-turn-helix transcriptional regulator, translating into MSLRPGIAFLADCPALLAMEIIASKWSMVTLFALTDGPLRHGELVELSGGISRKVLTQTLRRLQANGLVERHAYAEAPPRVEYGLTDLGRTLEEPIRMLTAWARENGEAVVTFREAAEAARTVEADQATPVKTPSC; encoded by the coding sequence ATGAGCCTGCGACCCGGAATTGCCTTCCTCGCCGACTGTCCCGCTCTCCTGGCCATGGAGATCATCGCCAGCAAGTGGTCCATGGTCACGCTCTTCGCGCTGACCGACGGCCCGTTGCGCCACGGCGAGCTGGTCGAGCTGAGCGGTGGCATTTCGCGCAAGGTACTGACCCAGACGTTGCGCCGGCTCCAGGCCAACGGGCTCGTCGAGCGGCACGCGTACGCCGAGGCGCCGCCGCGCGTGGAGTACGGCCTGACCGATCTCGGGCGAACCCTGGAGGAGCCCATCAGGATGCTCACCGCATGGGCGCGGGAGAACGGCGAGGCGGTCGTCACCTTCCGGGAAGCAGCCGAGGCGGCCAGGACCGTCGAGGCGGATCAGGCGACCCCGGTGAAGACCCCCTCATGTTGA